The genomic region TTCTCGGCGCCGACCGCAAGAAGCTGGTCGATGACCTTGCCAATCCGGATACCATGGCCGCCTTCAGCGAAATTTATTCCATCGCCGACGGACTGGGCATTACCGGAACCCCCTCCTATGTGATTGGCGATGACGTCGTGTTCGGCGCCGTCGGCTATGACCGCCTGATGCCGCTGATCGAGGAACAAACCGGCGAAGGCGGGTAAAACCGGCGCCCATTTCCATGGTTCGCCGGCCCGGTAACCTTTTCTGGTGAAAAGGAGCCTTCGGCCGGCTCTGCCGCGCGAAAACCCTTTCCCTCCAACGGCGCTGTCTGTATAACCGCCGGGATCAAATTACCTGGTACGCCGTGCCGTGCGCAGTCTGTTGCGGTTTAACTGAATTATCCGACGGCCTGCCCCGGTGCCTTTACCAACCCGCGCACCGGTTTTACGGGGAATGGCTGTACCGCGCCACCGGATGGGACACACATGTCGAAAAAGAACGCCATCGATCAGGAAATGATCCGCGAACTGGCGGAACTCCTGAAAGAAACCGAACTAAGCGAAATCGAGGTTGAGCAGGATGACCTGCGCATCCGCATCGCGCGCCATGCGGCGCCGCGTGCTGTCGAGGTTGCTGCCCCTGCCGTTGCAGCACCTGCGCCTGCCCAGCCTGCCGCTGCCCCCGCCGCTGCAGCCCAGGACGACGAAAACCATCCCGGCGCTGTGACGTCGCCCATGGTCGGCACTGCCTATCATTGCCCCGCTCCGGGCTCTGACCCGTTTGTGAAGGTGGGCGATAGCGTCAAGGCGGGCCAGACAGTCATGATCGTCGAGGCGATGAAGACCATGAACCAGATCGCCGCGACCAAGGCCGGCACGGTTTCGCGCATCCTGGTCGAGGACTCGCAGCCCGTCGAATATGGCGAACCGCTGCTGATCATCGAGTAATGCAGCCGCTGTTTCCTGCGAGGTAGCCAGGGATGTTCAAGAAAGTTCTCATTGCCAACCGCGGCGAGATCGCCCTGCGCATTCTGCGCGCCTGCCGCGAGCTTGAAATTCCCACCGTCGCCGTTCACTCCACCGCGGACGAAACGGCAATGCATGTGCGCCTTGCCGATGAAAGCGTGTGCATCGGCCCCCGCAGTCGAAGAAAAGCTATCTCAACATGCACGAGATCATGGCAGCGTGCGAGATTACGGGTGCAGACGCAATCCACCCCGGTTACGGTTTCCTGTCGGAAAACGCGAAATTCGCCGAGATCCTGGAAGCCCATGACATCACCTTCATCGGACCTTCTGCCGAACACATCCGCATCATGGGCGACAAGATCGAGGCCAAGATTACGGCAAAACGCCTCGGCATTCCCGTTGTGCCGGGTTCTGAAGGTGGCGTGACCGACGAGAAATCGGCCAAGCGCATTGCCGCTGACATCGGCTATCCGGTGATCATCAAGGCTGCTGCCGGCGGTGGCGGGCGCGGCATGAAGGTCGCCACAAGCGAATCTGAACTGTCCCAGGCATTTCACACCGCCCGCAGTGAAGCAGGCGCCGCTTTTGGCGATGATGCGGTTTATATCGAAAAATACCTTTCCAAACCGCGCCACATCGAAGTTCAGGTAATGGGCGACGGCAAGGGCGGCGGCATTCACCTTGGCGAGCGCGACTGCTCCCTGCAGCGCCGTCACCAGAAGGTATGGGAGGAAGCGCCCTCCCCGGTGCTGGGCGAAGCAGACCGCCGCAAGATCGGTGAAATCTGCGCCAAGGCCGTTCAGGGCATGGGCTATTCGGGCGCCGGGACCGTGGAATTCCTTTGGGAAGACGGCGAATTCTATTTCATCGAGATGAACACCCGCCTGCAGGTGGAACACCCGATCACCGAAATGATCACCCGCATCGATCTGGTCAACGAACAGTTGCGGGTGGCTGCCGGCGAAGGCCTTTCGGTGAGCCAGGAGGATGTCATCTTCTCCGGCCATGCCATCGAATGCCGCATCAATGCCGAGCATCCTGAAACTTTCGTCCCCTCACCGGGCAAGATCAGCTATTACCATCCCCCGGCGGGCTGGGCGTTCGGGTCGATTCAGGTGTCTATCAGGGATATTCCATCCCCCCGCACTATGACAGCCTGATCGGCAAGCTGATCGTTCACGCCCGCACCCGCGAAGAATGCATGCGCCGCCTGCACCGCGCGCTCGACGAGTTCGTCGTCGACGGCATTGAGACCACCTTGCCGCTGTTTCGCGATCTTGTCACCAATCCGGACATCGCGGCCGGCAATTACGACATCCACTGGCTGGAAAAATACCTCGCTGCCCGCCAGGACTCCTGACCGGCCACTGCTATTGTCGCCCGCAATATAAATCGCTATTTCAGGCACATAGCGACAAAGAAGAGCCATGGCCGGAACCCAGGACATTCTGCTTGAAATCACGCCGCAGGTTTTGCTGAAGGCCTATGCCTGCGGCATTTTTCCGATGGCCGAATCCGCAGACGATCCAGGCCTGTTCTGGGTTGAACCGGAAATGCGCGGCGTCATTCCGCTGGATGCGTTCCACATTCCCTCCAGCCTGCGAAAAACACTGCGCAAAAACCTGTTTGACGTGCGCATCGACACCGCCTTCCACCAGGTCATGGAAGCCTGCAGCGCACAAACGCCGGATCGCCGGACAACCTGGATCAACGAGCGCATCAAGCGCCTGTACGGCGAACTGCACCTGCTCGGCAATGCCCACAGCGTGGAGTGCTGGAAAGACGATGAACTGGTTGGTGGCCTTTACGGCGTGCGGCTGGGCGCCGCCTTTTTTGGCGAAAGCATGTTTTCGCGCCAGCGCGATGCCTCAAAGGTGGCGCTGGTGCATCTGGTCCACCGCATGAAAGCAGGCGGGTTCAGACTGCTCGACACCCAGTTCACCACCGATCATCTCAAGCGCTTCGGCGCCATCGATATCCCGCGCGAGGAATACTCGCAGCTATTGGAAGAAGCCGTGCAGGCGCCTGCCGATTTCTTTCCCTATGAGGGCGGCGGCACCTCGGACTCCATTTTGCAGTCCTTCAGCCAGATGTCATAGACGGGGTGCTCGACCGCGTTCAGGCCCGGACTGTCGGCAAACATCCAGCCGGTGAAAATGCGCCGGATGTTGGAATCCAGCGTGATTTCGTCAACCTCGACAAAGGTGGTGGTCTTCGGCGTTTCGGTCTTGGGCCGAGAATAGCACACCCGCGGCGTTACCTGCAGCGCGCCAAACTGCACAGTCTCATCGATATAGACATCAAAGGTATGGATGCGGCCGGTGATCTTGTCGATGCCGGAAAACACCGCAACCCGGTTGGCCGTCTTGTCATTGGCCACACCTTCAAACGGCAACACCGCCGCGGCGGCGGCCAGCAACACTGCCCGCAAGAGCCGCCCCTTGCCGGTGTTGCGTTGTTCGTTGCGCATGGTTCGCGATTGCTGTCTGGATTGCATCATCAGGGCCGCACATTGAATTTTCACAGCAGGCGATTCAGTTGCCCTGCTGGTTGGTGGTCGCGTCTATAGCCTGTCTTTACGGCAGTTCCAAGGAGGCTTCCGTGCCATTTCAATCCTGCTTACGAGGCCGTGACCTGGCCTGCCTTGCTGCCGGTTTGCAGAACGCGGATGGTGTTTCCCTCCAGCACCACGCAACTCAGGATACCGCTTTCATAGGCGCCGGTGTCCACATTGATCCGGTTGGGCTGAATGTCGACCCGGTCCCATGGCGTATGCCCGTGCACCACCACCTTGCCGAAATCGCCCTGATGTTGAAGAAACTCGTGCCGGATCCAGATCAGATCCTTCGCCTGCTGATTGCCAAGCCCAACCCCCGGCTTCACCCCGGCATGGGCAAAAAAATATCCGCCTTCCTCATGAAAAAGCGACAATGACGACAGAAATTTGCGATGAGAGGCGGGAAGTGCCCGTGACAGCGCGCGCGAAGCTGCCGGCCACGCCGCATCGTCCTCCGGTTCAATGCCGTAGGACTGGAGCGTCTCAAGCCCGCCATAGCGGAAGAAATTGAAGGGGGCCTCGTCAATACCCTCGGCGAATTCGAGCATTCGCTGGTCGTGATTGCCAAGCAAAAACACCATGTCGTGGCAGCTGGCCTGTGCGATCAGGAAATCGATCAGGCCGCTGGTGTCCGGTCCCCTATCGCAATAATCGCCAAGCATGATGATACGGTGATGGGCTACGGACGCCCGGGCAAGGTCTTCCTCGATAATCCCGAACAGCTCCTGCGCCAGGGCAAGATGGCCATGGGTGTCGCCGACCGCATAAAGCCGTACTCCCTCCGGTGCGCTTGCCTCACCCGTGAGCATCAAATGCCTCTTCTCGCAGAAACTGTTCCCGGTTACGGACGCCAGGCCTCGTAGTCGCCGGTAACTTCCGGGCGCTCCTGGGGATTGGCCATGGAGCCTTTGGGATAATAGGCAGCACCCGTACCGGTCGGGTTGGCACGGTGCTCAAGCTCCCAATCCCGTTTCCTGTAGTCTTCCTCAGTTGGCGGCGTGTCCACGCGATAATGCATCCAGCCGTGCCAGCCGGGAGGAATGGAACTGGCTTCCGCCAGGCCGTTATACTGCACCCAGCGGCGCCCGCCATCGCCTTCATAATAGACGTTGCCGAACTCGTCCTCGCCCACCCTGGTTCCCTTGAGCCAGGTGTAAAATCTCGTTCCCCAGGTCGAGCCGTTCCACCAGGTGAAAATCTGCTTGAAGAGCAACATCGCGGAGCCTGCATTTCCGGTTTGACTTGGCGGCGGTTATGCCGTGATGTGGGTCGATTGTCCATAGCGGCATGGCAACGCGAACACGGCTGATGCCAGCAGGAGCAGAGCAGGATGAAACCCATGCGGTTTACACCAGTTGCAGCGGTAATTCTCTCAGCCTTTGCCACCGGCCTTGTCTTCCACACCAGCGCCGCCGCACAGGATGGCCCCCTTGGCGTTGCCTTCGTGGAAGCGCCCGAACAGGGCAGCGGCATGTGCTTTTCGCAAAATGCCGATCGCGGCTTTGAATGCGCCCGCCAACGGTGCATGGAATCAGGCGCTGAAGCCCGCGATTGCCTGCGTGTGAAATGGTGTTTTCCGGCCGGCTGGAGCGCCGATGTGTTCGTGCAGCACAAGGAAGGGCCTCACTGGCACGTCTATCTGTGCGGCTGGCAGGCGGAAGCCGATCTTGATGCTGCCGCCAAAATTGTCTGCGAAGGGTCAGCCGCCCAATATCTGATTGAATGTGCAACCGTTGGAAAATGGGATGCCAGCGGAGTGCGGGTTGATAACCAATGAGAACTGGTGATTCCCATACCCGGCCGCCGGTCGATGGCTCCGCCGCCTGGCTGCGGCTGACCCTGTGCATCATCGCG from Salaquimonas pukyongi harbors:
- a CDS encoding metallophosphoesterase, with the translated sequence MLTGEASAPEGVRLYAVGDTHGHLALAQELFGIIEEDLARASVAHHRIIMLGDYCDRGPDTSGLIDFLIAQASCHDMVFLLGNHDQRMLEFAEGIDEAPFNFFRYGGLETLQSYGIEPEDDAAWPAASRALSRALPASHRKFLSSLSLFHEEGGYFFAHAGVKPGVGLGNQQAKDLIWIRHEFLQHQGDFGKVVVHGHTPWDRVDIQPNRINVDTGAYESGILSCVVLEGNTIRVLQTGSKAGQVTAS
- a CDS encoding DUF2155 domain-containing protein — translated: MRNEQRNTGKGRLLRAVLLAAAAAVLPFEGVANDKTANRVAVFSGIDKITGRIHTFDVYIDETVQFGALQVTPRVCYSRPKTETPKTTTFVEVDEITLDSNIRRIFTGWMFADSPGLNAVEHPVYDIWLKDCKMESEVPPPS
- the aat gene encoding leucyl/phenylalanyl-tRNA--protein transferase: MAGTQDILLEITPQVLLKAYACGIFPMAESADDPGLFWVEPEMRGVIPLDAFHIPSSLRKTLRKNLFDVRIDTAFHQVMEACSAQTPDRRTTWINERIKRLYGELHLLGNAHSVECWKDDELVGGLYGVRLGAAFFGESMFSRQRDASKVALVHLVHRMKAGGFRLLDTQFTTDHLKRFGAIDIPREEYSQLLEEAVQAPADFFPYEGGGTSDSILQSFSQMS
- the accB gene encoding acetyl-CoA carboxylase biotin carboxyl carrier protein, translating into MSKKNAIDQEMIRELAELLKETELSEIEVEQDDLRIRIARHAAPRAVEVAAPAVAAPAPAQPAAAPAAAAQDDENHPGAVTSPMVGTAYHCPAPGSDPFVKVGDSVKAGQTVMIVEAMKTMNQIAATKAGTVSRILVEDSQPVEYGEPLLIIE
- a CDS encoding NADH:ubiquinone oxidoreductase subunit NDUFA12, producing MLLFKQIFTWWNGSTWGTRFYTWLKGTRVGEDEFGNVYYEGDGGRRWVQYNGLAEASSIPPGWHGWMHYRVDTPPTEEDYRKRDWELEHRANPTGTGAAYYPKGSMANPQERPEVTGDYEAWRP